GAGGCGCCCTGGTACGACAACTACATCGTGCTGCTGATGTCAGCCGTCGTCATCGGTCTGGGTCTGCTGTACATGGCCATCGTCCGTTCCCACTCCAACGGCACCACGCCGCACGCCGACGCGATCCCGACAGCGCCGACCGAGTCGCCGAAGAAACCCATTGCGGCGCAGCCGGTTTAGCCGACCCGCCAGATTACGATCACCAGAGGAGAGACCGTGACTCCGAACACCATCACCACCGGCACCGAGGCACCGCGCCTGAACGTGACCGATCCCTCGTTCTCGATCACCTCGACCATGGTCCACGAGGCCCGGGAAGCCAGTTGGTTCGCCCATACCGAGTACGGGATCGCCGTCCTGCGCTACAACGAGGTCAGTGAGCTCATGCGCCATCCCAGCCTGCGCCAGGGCAGCGTGCACTGGCCGGCCCACAACGGCGTCACCGCCGGCCCGTTCCTGGACTGGTGGAACAGCTGGATCCTCAACAAGGAGGGTGATGAGCACCGCCGCCTGCGAACCCTGCTCAACCCGGCGTTCTCCAAGCGCTTGATCAAGGGCCTCGTGCCCCGATTCCAGGCGCTGGCAGGCGAACTCATCGACGCTTTCGCCGAGCGGGGCGAGTGTGAGTTCATCGGCGAGTTCGCCGATCCGTACGCCGCCCGCGTCATCGCCATCATGCTGGGGCTGCCCGAGTCGGAGTGGCAGATCATCGCCCGGGAGTCCGCCACCATCGGGCTGGCGATGGGCATCACCTTCAAGCAGGAGCTGCCCCGGATCGAGGCCGCACTGGCGACGCTGTTCGAATACGCCGACGCCACGATCGCCGACCGTGAGGCCAACCCGCGCGATGATTTCACGACGACGCTGGTGCAGGCGAAGAACGACGGTGGGCTGTCCGCCGACGAACTGCGGGACGCTTTCGTCCTGATGATCTTCGGCGGCTACGACACCACCCGCAACCAGCTGGGCCTGGCGATGCAGAGCTTCATCGACCACCCCGCGCAGTGGGATCTGCTGGCACAGAACCCTGATCTGGGCGGCAAGGCGGTCGAGGAGGTGATGCGGACCAACCCGACCGTCCGCTGGGTCACCCGCGAGGCCACCGAGGACTTCGAATACCAGGGCCTGGCGATCAGCGCCGGAACCACCGTCCACCTGTTCAGCGAATCATCGGGCACCGATCCACGGGTGTTCGGGGAGCCCAGCTTCGACATCGCCGCAGACCGCAAGCCGCACTTCGGTTTCGGTGGCGGAGCGCACCACTGTCTGGGGCACTTCGTCGCCCGCGCCGACATGGCCGAGGCGCTGCCGCTGCTGGCCCGCCGACTCCGCGACCCGAAGCTGCTCGACGGTGCCGACTGGATGCCCGACTCGGGTAACACCGGCGCGAACAAGCTCCCGATCAGCTTCACCCCGGCCTGAGCGGGCCATCCACTCCACCCATCACACCCATCCCGAAAGGTCCGCGTCCATGAGCACAACAGCGCTCGACCAACACCGTGAGGCCAACTCCGCCCCCGGAGCCCTCGATGCCGCGCTCGCGGCGATCGAGGAGTACGGCGTCGAATTCGTCTATTTCCAAGCCGTCACCATCACCGCCAGAGTCGTCGGAAAAGTCGTTCCCGCTGACCAATTCGCCCGGTTGGCGACCCGCGGGGTGATGCAGCACCGCACGGCCATCGCCAACCTGCAGACCACCCGCGAGGGCGTGCTGCTCGGCGGCGGTGTCGGCGCCGCCGAGTACTGCGCGATGCCCGACCTCGACACCTTCTCGGTGCTGCCGTGGGATCACAAGACCGCCCGCGTCTTCTGCAGCCTGTATGAGCCCGACCACGTGATGGTCGATCCCGGTGCTCCCCTGCCGACCGACACCCGCGGACTGATGAAGCGACTGCATGCCGCGTTCACCGATCGCACCGGCCTGGAGCTCCGTACCGGCACCGAGCCCGAGATGACCTGGGAAGGGCCAGGTTTCACCACGTCGTCCCGCCCCGATTCGAGTCCCGCCTATCACATCGAGCACCTCGAGCGGTATCGCGCGATCTATCAGAAGGTGATCACCTACGCGAAGTTCATGGGCTTCCAGATGGTCGAAGGCGACTTCGAGGATGCCGGTCAGGTCGAGCTGAACTGGATGTTCGACCACGGCGACGCAACGGCCGACCGCCTGATGACCTACCGGCAGATCTGCAAGCAGGTCGCCCGGGAGCTCGGCATCGAGGCGAGCTTCATGCCCAAACCCGGTCAGGGTTACATGGGCAACGGCTGCCACCACAACTTCAGCCTCTGGCGCGGCGACGTCAACATCCTCGCCGACGAAGGTCGCCACGACCTGCACCTGACCGAAGAGGGACAGTACGCCCTGGGCGGGCTGCTCACCCACACCCCGGGCGCGATGCTGATCATGGGGTCGACGGTCAACTCCTACAAGCGATACTGGGACGCGGGTCAGTTCGCCCCGTCGAAGATCAACTGGGGCCTCGACAACAAGACCTGCACGGTGCGCCTGTCGGCCAACGGCCGGCTCGAGTACAAGCTCCCCGATGCCGCGTGTAACCCGTACCTGACCCACGCGGCGATGCTGGTGTCGATCGACGACGGGTTGAAGAACCAGATCAGCCCCGGGGCACCCACCGTCGGCTCGAGCTATGAGTCGACCGGCCCCGAACTGTTCGGGGCGCTGCCGCTCACCCTCGGCGATGCGCTGGCCGCGTTCAAAGCTGACGACTACCTGATCGATGCACTGGGTGCCCCGCTGGGGAACCTGTTGCTGGAGTACAAGACCGACGAGTGGGCCCGGTTCAACAGCGCGATCACCGACTGGGAGCGCACGATGTACTGGGAGGACACCCCGTGACCGAGCCGTTGCGACTGGCCTGCATCGACGCCGACGCGCCACCGCTGTTCGGGCTCGTCTCGGCCCCCGGTGGCCGGGCCGGCTACGAGCCGGCCGTGGCCGAACTCCTTGCGGCCGAACTGGACCGGGACCTCGAGTGGGTCGTCATGCCGTGGGGCGACATGCTGCCCGCCGCTCGCGACCACCGCGTGGACGGCGTCCTGTGCGGTCAGGGCATCATCCCGGCCCGGCTGGAGCAGGCGGATTTCACCCGGCCGTACGGGATCTTCCACGAAGGCATCCTGATGCGCCGCGGCGAGGCGGTTCCCGACCCCACGGGCCTGGCGGGTAAGCGGATCGCCGCCATCCGGGCCTCGGCCAACTACAACCTGGCCGCCTCGTTCACCGGCGCCGAGGTGGTCGAGTTCGAATCGGAGCACGTCTACGAGGACATGCTCGGCGCTTTGCGCTCGGGTGAGGTCGACGCCGTCTGTGACGACGACGTCGTGTTCGTCCCGCTCGGCGACTCCGACCCGGATTTCGAGCTTGCCTTCGTCGTCAAGACCAACAACCCGTGGGGCATCGCGGTCGCCAAGGACCGGCCCGAAACCCTCGCGGCCCTTGATGGTGCATTGGCACGGATCATCGCCGACGGACGCCTGAAATCCGCGTGGGCCCAGTGGCTGCCGACGCTGGACTACCCCTTCGAGGTGAGCTGAGATGCGACCACTGATCGCGGTGCCGGGCCGGCGCGCCGCCCGCGTACCGATCCTGCGGTTCAGCGCGACGCTGGCGGCAGAGGCGATCTGCGAGGCGGTGTGGACCGGCGGCGGTGAACCGCTCGTGCTGCACGGCCCGGACGGCAACCCTGCCGCGGAGGCGGCCGACCGGCTGGCCCGCTTCGACGGCATCTGCATGCCCGGCGGAGCTGACCTGGACCCCCGGCATTACGGCCAGGAGCCCGTCGTCGAGACCGAAGATCCGGTGGCACACCAGGATGCGTTCGACATGGCCGTCATGTCGTGCGCCGTGCGGCTAGGCATCCCGACCCTGGCGATCTGCCGCGGCATGCAGATCCTCAACGTGGTGCAGGGCGGCGATCTGGTCCAGCACCTCGCACCGAGCGACGTCGCGCACGGCAATGCGGTACACGACGTGGCGGTGGCCGAGGACAGCAGGCTGATCCAGGTCGTGGGTTCCACCCGGATCCGGGTGTCGTCGTATCACCACCAGGCGGTCGGTGCGCTCGGTAGGGACCTGCGGGTCGTCGCCACGGCCGACGACGGTTGCGTGGAAGCCCTCGAACACACCGACGGGAATCTGCTGGCCGTGCAATGGCATCCAGAGGACCTCCACTCGTCCTCGCGCAGCGACGCGGCACTTTTCGCCGACCTCTCCGAACGAGCCGCCAAATCCAGGATCGAGGCCCTCGTATGACCAACCCCGTCGTCCTGCGCGGCGAAGTCGAACCGTCCGGTGCACCCGGCCGGCGGCCGGGGCGCCCGCACATCGCGGTACTGGTGTCACTCAACTTCCCGGATCTCACCGCATCGGTCGCGGCATTACACCGCCGCTTCACCCGTACCGCGCTGACGGCGCTGGCGGAACTCGGGGCCAGCTTCGAGCTGGTGGACACCTCCGAACCCGAATCCGTCGACGTCGTCGTCGATGCCGACGGTCTGCTGGTGCTCGGGGGCGGCGACATCGCCCCGGCCTGCTACGGCGGGCCGGACGTAACGCTGCCGAACTCCTACGGGGTCGACGCTCGGGCGGACCGCGTGAGCCTCGACATGATCCGGGCCTATGTCGACGCCGGTCGGCCGGTGCTGGGCATCTGCCGCGGTTCGCAGCTGATCAACGTCTGCTACGGCGGCACCATCATCGGCGACATCACCGACTACCGACTCCACCGAGGCGGGCCGGGCGAACACCTTTTCATCGACGAGAAGGTCGAGGTACTACCCGAGACCCGGCTGGCCGTCATCCTCGGTGCCGGTCCCCTCGTCGTGCGGTCCGGCCACCACCAGGCCGTCGATGCCGTGGCCGATGAGCTTGTGGTCGCGGCCCGGGCCCTCGACGGCATCGTCGAGGGCGTGGAACACCCGACGGACTGGGTGCTGGGCGTGCAGTTCCACCCGGAAGATGACGACGGGCCCCTCGAACCGCTGTACCAGCTGCTGGCCGGCTTCATCGCGGCCGGCCAGCCCGACCTGGGAGCCCGATGATGGAAAACAGCATCGTCGTCCGGATCGCCGAGATCCAGGTGGAGACACCGGATATCCGAGGTCTGCGCCTGGAACAGCTCGACGGGTCCCCGTTCAGCGAATGGCGCTCCGGCGCCCACATCGACGTCACCGGCCCCACCGGGGTGCTGCGTCAGTACTCGCTGGCCGGCTCGCCCAAAGATGATTCGTCGATGTGGGTCGCAGTGAAAAGGGAAGGGCCTGGCGGCGGTTCAGCTGCCCTGCACGAACTCAAGGTCGGCGACCACCTCAAGATCAGCAAGCCGCGCAACATGCTCGGCATCGTCCCAGCAGCCGCCAAGCACATTCTGATCGCAGGCGGCATCGGCCTCACGCCGCTGATGAGCATGGCGTTCGAGCTGTACAGCTGGGGCGCCGACTTCGAGCTGCACTACTTCGCACGGTCACGGGATGAGATGGCATTCGACGATTTCCTCACCGAACGAGTCGAGTACCGCGACTTCGTCACCCTGCACACCGGTGTGCCGCGCACCGAGCACCCCGCATTGTTCGAGCAGATGGCAGCCAGGGTCTCGTCCGACACCCACGTATACACCTGCGGCCCAGAAGGATTCATGGATCAGGTGGTTGCCGCGTTCACCCCTGCGATCGGCGCGGACCACATCCACCTCGAGGCGTTCACACCGAAGGAGGTCGACACCTCCGGCGACACGGCATTCACCGTCGAACTGACCACCGGCGAGGTCTTCGAGGTGCCGGCCGACCGCTCGATCCTCGACGTGCTCGAGGAAGCCGGATGCGACGTGTTCAGATCGTGCGGGGAAGGCATCTGCGGTTCCTGCGTCTCCGGCGTCGTCGAGGGCACACCGGACCACCGCGACAACTGCCTGTCGGCAGCGGTGAAGGCGAACAACGAGGAAATGGCGCTCTGCGTATCCCGCTCTCTCAGCGACAAACTCGTCATCGAACTGTACTGACCACACAAACCCTGGAGAACACCAATGAGCCTGTATGTCGTGACCGACCCCGCTACCGGCGACGTCGTCAAGGAGTACCCGACCGCAACCGACGCCGCGATCGACAACGCACTGTCGGTCGCCGTGGCAGCCGGCAAGACGTGGGCACGCGAGACGACCGTTGCCGAGCGCGCGGCCCTCATCCGCCGTGTCGGTGAGTTGCATGCCGAGCGCGCGGACGAACTCGGCTCGATCATCGTGCGCGAGATGGGTAAACCGCTCGCCGCTGCCGTCGGCGAAGTCAAGTTCAGCGCCTCGATCTACGAGTACTACGCCGACCACGCCGAGGCCATCCTGCGCGACCAGCCGATCGACCTGCTCGACGGCACCGGCGAGGCAGTGATCACGAACAGCCCGTACGGCGTCCTGCTGGGGATCATGCCGTGGAACTTCCCCGCCTACCAGGTCGCCCGGTTCGCCGGCCCCAATCTGTGTGTCGGCAACACCATCCTGCTCAAGCACGCCCCGCAGTGCCCGGAGTCGGCCGCCGCGATCCAGCAGATTTTCGATGATGCCGGTTTCCCGGCCGGGGCGTACGTCAACATCTACGCCACCAACGAGCAGGTGGCCAGACTCATCGAAGATCCGCGGGTGGCCGGGGTTTCGCTGACCGGTTCCGAGCGGGCCGGTGCCGCCGTCGCCGAGATCGCCGGACGCAACCTGAAGAAGGTCGTCCTCGAACTGGGCGGTTCGGACCCGTTCATCCTGCTGTCCACCGACGATCTCGATGACACCGTCACCAAGGCGGTGGCGGCCCGTCTCGACAACACCGGGCAGGCGTGCAACGCGGCGAAACGGTTCATCGTCGCCGACGACCTCTACGACGCATTCCTGGAGAAATTCACCGCCGCGGTGCTCGCCGCCGCCGACGACATCACCCCGCTGTCATCGGAATTGGCCGCCGATCGGTTGCAGGCACAGGTGGACAGTGCTGTCGAACAGGGCGCGACGCTCACTAGCGCCGGGCAACGCAACGGTGCGTACTTCCCGACCGGTGTACTGACCAACGTCAAGCCCGACAACGACGTCTACTACCAAGAACTGTTCGGGCCCATCGCCATGGTGTTCAAGGCCGCTTCGGAAGACGAGGCCCTGGAGCTGGCCAACGACACCCCGTTCGGCCTCGGCTCCTACGTCTTCACCACCGACGCGGAACAAGCCCAGCGGGTCGCCGGGAAGATCGACGCCGGCATGGTGTTCATCAACGGAGTCCAGGCCGACGGCGTCGAACTGCCCTTCGGGGGCATCAAGCGATCAGGCTTCGGCCGTGAGCTCGGCACGCTCGGCATCGGCGAGTTCGTCAACAAGAAGCTGATACGCACGGTCAGGTGACTGGCGGCACGGTCACGGTGCGCCGCCCAGGGGTTCAAATGTGCTGGGTGAGTTGCGAAGCGATGGACTCGATCGCCTGCGTGAGATCCAGATAAGGGATGTCCGGGTCGCGTTCGTGGTAGATCGCGGTGACGATGATCGGCAGCGTCGCAGTGGCTTCCGGATAGTTCTGGATGTCCATTCGAGCGACCGCCTCTGCGACCGGTACCCCTTGGTCGTAGAGGCGCGTCGCGTCAGTGTGCAGGTTCGACCAGAATCGGATTCCGCGATCGATGGCCGCGTTGATCTCACCCCCGAGGAGTACGGGGCCGTGGCCGGCCACGACTTTCTGGGCTCCGAAGGCGCGGATGCGCTCCAGCGCGTTGATCCAGTTCGGGATCGAACCCGACCAGGTGACCGCGACAACGTTATGTGTCAATAGATCTCCCGCGTACAACACGCCCAACTCGGGTAGGTAGGCGATGGCGTCACCGACGGTGTGCGCCGGACCGAGTTCATGCAACTCCACGTCGAGATTGCCCACTCGCAAGGCTTTCTCACCGGTGAACGTGGTATCCGCCGGCCGCACCCGCACCTCGGAGAAGTTGAACGGCCGGCCCAGCGGTTCCAGCGCGTGCAACGCGCCGTCCGGTTTGGTGTCCGTGCCGAGCAGTTTCGCAGTGAGGTCGGCATGGTCCTGGGTCATCAACGCACTGGCGGCCTCGCTGGCGACGATCTCGACATCCCTGGAGAACACCTGGTTGCCGAAGAAATGGTCGCCATCGGTGTGGGTGTTGAAGACATACCGCACCGGCGCGGCCGCGGTCAGCTCCTCCATCGAGGCGCACATTGCCCGCGCATGCTGCACGTCATAGAGCGTGTCGATCACCAGGGCCTCCCCTGCGCTGACCACCAGGCCCGCGTTGGCCAGGCCGAGCGCCTCGTTGCCGGAGAGATATACATGCGCTCCCCCGCCGAGCTCGAACAAGCCTTCCTGAAAAGGAATTTCGTCGGTCATCGTCGGTCCTTCACCCGTTCTTCGTGCAGCTTGGCGGTGGCATCAGCCAGAATGCTCGTGCCATCGACGTCGCCCTCCTCGGGGACGATGCCGAGGGTGTTGATGAACAGCGCGGTCATCACGTAGTGCCCGGCGAGCAGGACAATCTCGGCGATTTCGTTGTCGGAGTAGAACTCCTGCAGGTTCGCCGTGTCCGCTCCACCACCCTTGATCCGCGCGAGCAGGTCATCGACGAAAGCGATGAGCGCATCGACCCGCCGGTCTCCGAACGATGTGGCCCCTGACAGCAGGTTGTCGATCATCGAATCCGAGATTCCGGCATCGCGCGCCTCGCGCACGTGGTGATGGATCTCGTACTCGGCGCTTGTCACCGCACCGACTCGCAGAATCACCAACTCCCGCGTTTCGGGCGACAAGGCACCCGTGCGAAAGGACAGACCGAGTGCCAGGTAGGGCTTCGCGCTCGATCTGGTCATGGCCAAGCCTCGGGACAGGTTGGCCGGAAACAAGTCGTAGACCTCGCGTCCCGCGGGATCGAGATCAGCGACATCAGGCAATCGGACAGCCATGGACTCCCGCCTTCACGTCACATGAAAATAAGATACGTATCGTTCCCTATGGTGGAGATGCTAGCGCGGACGATTAAGATACGCAACGTGCCTAACCGAAGGGTGACCGCGGAGCCCGAGCCGGCAACACGTCGCCGGGACGACGTGCTGATGTCGGCGATCCGCGATGCCACCTGGGCAGAGCTGACAGATCGCGGATACTCCGGCGTCACCTTCGAAGGCGTAGCCCGCCGCGCCAAGACCGGAAAGCCAGTCCTGTATCGCCGCTACAGTTCTCGGGCGCAGATGGTCACCGACGCCCTCCCGACCCTGCGCACCCCACCGGCCGAAGTGCCGTCCCAGAATCTTCGTGACGACATCGTGGGCATGGTCCAGTCCCTGGTGAACCAGTGGCACGAAATCGGAATCGACACCTACCGCAGTCTCATCGCCGAATCCGACGACGCCACGCTGGAGACTTTCCAGACGAAGGTGGCCGCGCAGACCGACCACACGATTCGCCGGGCACTGGACGCCGCACGCGAACGAGGCGAGATAGGGCCCGCTGAGATTTCGGACCGCGTGGCACTGAGCATTCTGGCACTCATGCGCAATGAATTGCTGTTCGCCCGCAACACGATCCAATCGAGCACCGTCGCCGAGCTGGTAGACGACATCTACCTGCCGGCGATCGACGCGGCATCCCGCAAGCAGTCGTAGAGTTCGCTGGTCAAGCGCGACGGACCGGGCTCAACAACCAGCGCGCGACAGCGTCGAGCAGGAATCCCAGCAGGCCGATCACGACGATGACCGCGACCACCTGGTCGTAGGCCAACTGGTCGCGAGCGTTCAGGATCTGATAGCCCAGACCCGAACGCACCCCGAGCATCTCGGCCGGCACAAGAACGATCCACGCGACACCGAGCGCCAGCCGGATCCCGGTCTGCACGTGGGTGCGAATCGCCGGCAGGACCACGGCGACCAGCAGCTCCCAGCGCGTCGCGTGAAATGAACGCGCCACGTTGAGCAGCCCCGGGTCCACGGCGCGCACCCCGGCCGCGGTGTTCAGCAGCACCGGCCAGACCGCGGCCACGGCGATGAGGAAGATCACCGGCTGATTGCCGATGCCGAACACCGCCAGCGCAATCGGTGTCCACGAAAGTGGCGAGATCATCCGCAGGAAGGCGATGATCGGCCCGCCCGCGCGTTCGGCGATGCCCGAAGACCCCATCAACAAACCCAGCGGCATCCCGATCACGGCCGCGACCGCCAGGCCGATCAACAACCGCCACAGGCTGACGCCGAGATCGCTGAGCAGCACACCGCGGTCGAGGAGCCCGGCCAGCGCCGGGAAGACGCGCTGCGGCGCGGTCTGACGCAACACCGATTCGGGTCCGCTGAGCACGGAGGTCGCGAACCACCACAGCACGACGGCGACCAGGATCGCGGTGACCGGTGGGGCGAGGCGCCCCCACCAGCTCGAAACATGTTCGGACGTCCGGGATTTTTGGGCGCTGACGACGGTCATAGCGGTTGCACCTGTTCGGTTCGGGTGAGGTCGGCGGTCAATCCGAAGGCGCCGGGGCCGCCGTGATCCATGAGGGATCGTCGGACGAACCGGTCCTCCACGAGATCGGTGTGCACCACATCGGGGTCGAGCCGGTCCAGGAACCGGCGGTCGCCGTCGACGATGGTGTCGTGCATCGCCTCGGCGAGGCGGCGGGTGAAGCTCGGATAAGGGAACGGCTGGAACCCGAGGCGCTGTGGCTGCCAATCTGGATGTGCCGGTGGATAGGGCGGTTTGGGGTAGGTCAGTGCCAGCGCGATCGCCGGTGTCGGCTGGGGTAGATACTTGCCGCCGGTCAGCGCGGCCGCCGCGGCCGCGCGGTCGGCGTCGATACGCTGCTGCGCTCCTACCACGGCATCGGCGACAGCCTGGACGGCCTGCGGACGGCTCGCGATGACATCGTCCCGGGTGACCAGAGCGCAGCAGGCGTGATCGCGCCAGACGTCGCCGAGGAAGGTGTGGATATGGCCGATCTTCTTGATCTGCGCGACGGCGTTGAACGGGTCGGCCACCACGTATCCGCCCAGCGTGCCGTTGGCCAGGGCGGGCACCATGTCCGATGGGCTCATCACGATGAGTTCCACGGTCCGGTCGGCACGGGAAGCACTGCGCCGCAATACCGGTCGCAGGCCATGGGCCCGGAGTAGTTGCTGTAACACGATGTTGTGGATCGACCACCAGAACGGGATGGCCACCTGAGTGCCGGCCAGATCGCTCAGCTCCCGGATGTGCGGCGCCACCGTCAGCGCTGATCCGTTGGTGTGGTTCCAGCCCAGCACGCGGACCCCGGCGCCCAGGGTGTAGCGCAACTGGACTGCCATCGGCATCAGCAGGTGTACGACGTCGACCTGCCGCGTGATGAATGCCTCGGCCAGCGCGGCCCAGCTGCGAAACAACACCGGCCGCGCCGAACTCACCGCCCCGGCGGGGTACAGCCCGGCACTGTGAGCTATCAACAGCGGTGCGGCATCGGTGATGGGCAGATAGCCCACCCGCAACGCACCCTCGGCGCCCGGTGCACTGCTCACCGCGCTGTGCGCCAGCCCGCCGAGGCCGAAGAGTCCACCGGCAGCGGTCAATCCGGCCGCGCCGGCCAGCAGGGAGCGCCTGGTCAGTACCGTCACGGCACCTCCACCGCGGCATCGACGCGGTACTGGGCGAGAATCTCACCACGCGTGGGGGTTCCATCACTGCCGACCGTCCAGTCAGCGCTGATCCGGCCGGCGTCGAGCAGCACGATGCGCTGCGCCAGCGACAACGCCTCGTCGACATCGTGGGTGACGAGCACCACGGTGACGTCCAGTGCCCGTGCCAGCTCCCGGAGCCAGCCGACCAGATCGGTACGGGTGGCCGGATCCAGCGCGCTGAACGGTTCGTCGAGGAGCAGCAGCTGCGGGCGGGTGGCGACGGCACGCAGGATCGCCACCCGTTGGGCCTGGCCACCCGACAACTCGTCGGGGTACCGGGCGGCCAGGTGGTCCAATCCGAACCTGGTGATGAGCTTCGCGGCATCGTCGGCGTCGAACCCGCTCCGTTGCGCGGTGAACCGGCGCGCGAAGGCCACGTTGTCCGCGACGGTCAGCCACGGCATCAGCAGTGGCTGTTGGAAAACCACCCCGGTACGGGGCCGACCACCGTCGCCTGACCAGGTCAATGTGCCGGAGCTCAGGTCGTCCAGCCCGGCGCAGATCCGCAGCAAGGTCGACTTGCCGCTGCCACTGGGACCCAGCACCGCGAGAAATTCGCCCGTGCG
Above is a window of Mycolicibacterium boenickei DNA encoding:
- a CDS encoding cytochrome P450 — encoded protein: MTPNTITTGTEAPRLNVTDPSFSITSTMVHEAREASWFAHTEYGIAVLRYNEVSELMRHPSLRQGSVHWPAHNGVTAGPFLDWWNSWILNKEGDEHRRLRTLLNPAFSKRLIKGLVPRFQALAGELIDAFAERGECEFIGEFADPYAARVIAIMLGLPESEWQIIARESATIGLAMGITFKQELPRIEAALATLFEYADATIADREANPRDDFTTTLVQAKNDGGLSADELRDAFVLMIFGGYDTTRNQLGLAMQSFIDHPAQWDLLAQNPDLGGKAVEEVMRTNPTVRWVTREATEDFEYQGLAISAGTTVHLFSESSGTDPRVFGEPSFDIAADRKPHFGFGGGAHHCLGHFVARADMAEALPLLARRLRDPKLLDGADWMPDSGNTGANKLPISFTPA
- a CDS encoding glutamine synthetase family protein, giving the protein MSTTALDQHREANSAPGALDAALAAIEEYGVEFVYFQAVTITARVVGKVVPADQFARLATRGVMQHRTAIANLQTTREGVLLGGGVGAAEYCAMPDLDTFSVLPWDHKTARVFCSLYEPDHVMVDPGAPLPTDTRGLMKRLHAAFTDRTGLELRTGTEPEMTWEGPGFTTSSRPDSSPAYHIEHLERYRAIYQKVITYAKFMGFQMVEGDFEDAGQVELNWMFDHGDATADRLMTYRQICKQVARELGIEASFMPKPGQGYMGNGCHHNFSLWRGDVNILADEGRHDLHLTEEGQYALGGLLTHTPGAMLIMGSTVNSYKRYWDAGQFAPSKINWGLDNKTCTVRLSANGRLEYKLPDAACNPYLTHAAMLVSIDDGLKNQISPGAPTVGSSYESTGPELFGALPLTLGDALAAFKADDYLIDALGAPLGNLLLEYKTDEWARFNSAITDWERTMYWEDTP
- a CDS encoding substrate-binding periplasmic protein, with amino-acid sequence MTEPLRLACIDADAPPLFGLVSAPGGRAGYEPAVAELLAAELDRDLEWVVMPWGDMLPAARDHRVDGVLCGQGIIPARLEQADFTRPYGIFHEGILMRRGEAVPDPTGLAGKRIAAIRASANYNLAASFTGAEVVEFESEHVYEDMLGALRSGEVDAVCDDDVVFVPLGDSDPDFELAFVVKTNNPWGIAVAKDRPETLAALDGALARIIADGRLKSAWAQWLPTLDYPFEVS
- a CDS encoding gamma-glutamyl-gamma-aminobutyrate hydrolase family protein, with product MRPLIAVPGRRAARVPILRFSATLAAEAICEAVWTGGGEPLVLHGPDGNPAAEAADRLARFDGICMPGGADLDPRHYGQEPVVETEDPVAHQDAFDMAVMSCAVRLGIPTLAICRGMQILNVVQGGDLVQHLAPSDVAHGNAVHDVAVAEDSRLIQVVGSTRIRVSSYHHQAVGALGRDLRVVATADDGCVEALEHTDGNLLAVQWHPEDLHSSSRSDAALFADLSERAAKSRIEALV
- a CDS encoding gamma-glutamyl-gamma-aminobutyrate hydrolase family protein; its protein translation is MTNPVVLRGEVEPSGAPGRRPGRPHIAVLVSLNFPDLTASVAALHRRFTRTALTALAELGASFELVDTSEPESVDVVVDADGLLVLGGGDIAPACYGGPDVTLPNSYGVDARADRVSLDMIRAYVDAGRPVLGICRGSQLINVCYGGTIIGDITDYRLHRGGPGEHLFIDEKVEVLPETRLAVILGAGPLVVRSGHHQAVDAVADELVVAARALDGIVEGVEHPTDWVLGVQFHPEDDDGPLEPLYQLLAGFIAAGQPDLGAR
- a CDS encoding PDR/VanB family oxidoreductase → MENSIVVRIAEIQVETPDIRGLRLEQLDGSPFSEWRSGAHIDVTGPTGVLRQYSLAGSPKDDSSMWVAVKREGPGGGSAALHELKVGDHLKISKPRNMLGIVPAAAKHILIAGGIGLTPLMSMAFELYSWGADFELHYFARSRDEMAFDDFLTERVEYRDFVTLHTGVPRTEHPALFEQMAARVSSDTHVYTCGPEGFMDQVVAAFTPAIGADHIHLEAFTPKEVDTSGDTAFTVELTTGEVFEVPADRSILDVLEEAGCDVFRSCGEGICGSCVSGVVEGTPDHRDNCLSAAVKANNEEMALCVSRSLSDKLVIELY
- a CDS encoding NAD-dependent succinate-semialdehyde dehydrogenase is translated as MSLYVVTDPATGDVVKEYPTATDAAIDNALSVAVAAGKTWARETTVAERAALIRRVGELHAERADELGSIIVREMGKPLAAAVGEVKFSASIYEYYADHAEAILRDQPIDLLDGTGEAVITNSPYGVLLGIMPWNFPAYQVARFAGPNLCVGNTILLKHAPQCPESAAAIQQIFDDAGFPAGAYVNIYATNEQVARLIEDPRVAGVSLTGSERAGAAVAEIAGRNLKKVVLELGGSDPFILLSTDDLDDTVTKAVAARLDNTGQACNAAKRFIVADDLYDAFLEKFTAAVLAAADDITPLSSELAADRLQAQVDSAVEQGATLTSAGQRNGAYFPTGVLTNVKPDNDVYYQELFGPIAMVFKAASEDEALELANDTPFGLGSYVFTTDAEQAQRVAGKIDAGMVFINGVQADGVELPFGGIKRSGFGRELGTLGIGEFVNKKLIRTVR
- a CDS encoding MBL fold metallo-hydrolase, whose amino-acid sequence is MTDEIPFQEGLFELGGGAHVYLSGNEALGLANAGLVVSAGEALVIDTLYDVQHARAMCASMEELTAAAPVRYVFNTHTDGDHFFGNQVFSRDVEIVASEAASALMTQDHADLTAKLLGTDTKPDGALHALEPLGRPFNFSEVRVRPADTTFTGEKALRVGNLDVELHELGPAHTVGDAIAYLPELGVLYAGDLLTHNVVAVTWSGSIPNWINALERIRAFGAQKVVAGHGPVLLGGEINAAIDRGIRFWSNLHTDATRLYDQGVPVAEAVARMDIQNYPEATATLPIIVTAIYHERDPDIPYLDLTQAIESIASQLTQHI
- a CDS encoding carboxymuconolactone decarboxylase family protein; translation: MAVRLPDVADLDPAGREVYDLFPANLSRGLAMTRSSAKPYLALGLSFRTGALSPETRELVILRVGAVTSAEYEIHHHVREARDAGISDSMIDNLLSGATSFGDRRVDALIAFVDDLLARIKGGGADTANLQEFYSDNEIAEIVLLAGHYVMTALFINTLGIVPEEGDVDGTSILADATAKLHEERVKDRR
- a CDS encoding TetR/AcrR family transcriptional regulator: MSAIRDATWAELTDRGYSGVTFEGVARRAKTGKPVLYRRYSSRAQMVTDALPTLRTPPAEVPSQNLRDDIVGMVQSLVNQWHEIGIDTYRSLIAESDDATLETFQTKVAAQTDHTIRRALDAARERGEIGPAEISDRVALSILALMRNELLFARNTIQSSTVAELVDDIYLPAIDAASRKQS